A genomic segment from Nicotiana tabacum cultivar K326 chromosome 9, ASM71507v2, whole genome shotgun sequence encodes:
- the LOC107800005 gene encoding putative ascorbate-specific transmembrane electron transporter 1, with protein MPNKNYKVSPVPVTLFAHLLFIAITTLILVWLLHFREGLAFTSTNKPKIFNIHPLLMVIGFLLLAGEAIMAYTTVPTSSKKHKLYHMILHFIALVAAVIGLYAVFKYHKEAGIPHMYTFHSWIGLSTIILFALQVKNVTH; from the exons ATGCCGAACAAGAATTACAAAGTGTCTCCAGTGCCAGTGACTTTGTTTGCGCACTTGTTGTTCATAGCTATCACTACACTGATACTAGTCTGGCTTTTGCACTTCAGAGAAGGCCTTGCTTTCACTTCAACCAACAAGCCCAAGATTTTCAAT ATTCACCCATTGCTTATGGTTATTGGGTTTCTCTTATTAGCTGGAGAAG CAATAATGGCATACACAACAGTTCCAACATCAAGCAAGAAGCACAAGTTGTATCACATGATTCTTCATTTCATAGCTCTTGTTGCTGCGGTTATTGGTCTCTACGCAGTTTTCAAATATCATAAGGAAGCTGGAATTCCTCATATGTATACCTTTCACTCCTGGATTGGCCTTTCCACCATCATTCTCTTCGCTTTGCAGGTAAAAAATGTTACTCATTGA